Within Chitinivibrionales bacterium, the genomic segment CAGCGCCTTCGAAGAATAAGTTTTAAGAAACTGGTTCAACAGGTTTTTCTTGCCGTGCAATTTGTTCCCGCTGTAACTTGCCAGCTTTGCAATCTCGTGGATGTAGTCACTTTCGCCTTCGTCAAAAGATATCCGGTATTTGCCGGCATCAAAAGCGGGAAGCCATTCTTCGAGGACCGGAAACATCATCCCGTACGTTTGGATCATCCGGTCGAGCGTCTCGCTCGGCATGAGCCTGACGTCCCTGGTGGGCATCACGTAGGTATCGCCGCTTGCCGCCCTGCCGGTAATGAATATCTCCCCGTTCCTGATGACTTTGTAGTCGTGTTTAGCGCGGAACAGATACAGGTTCGCAAAGCTGTATTCCGAAACCGCGGTGGCGATTGCCTTGAGCGGTTTGTAAAGAAGCTCGCGGTGACGGAGGGAAAGGGGTTCGATGATCATACTTGTCGGATAAATAAACTATTTCTTATTTAATTTTTCGAGCGCTTTATGCGCCTCCACAATTCTCTTGTTTCCATTAAGCATAAAATCGGTGCATATCTTCCGAATACCAAGCGTATCCCCATAGGACACGATGGCATTTACAAGTTCGAACTTGCATAATTCATCGCCTTCACGCGTGAGTCAGTCCTGCAGAAGTGGCAAAACGACTTTTTTTTTGGTCTCACGACCGAAGAATGAAGTGCCATTGATGAATAGTAACGAACGAACCAGTTGTCGTTGTTTAATTGTGATTGGATGATTGACTTTGGTATTGTAATTATTGAAAGCAAGCGGGTCCCAAGAAATGTACCATTGTTATGGCGGACAAAGAAGATTCCTCCAAATAGAAGTCCGCAGTACAAGCATGCGGCAAGAATCAAGGAAATAAAAAAGATTTTTATGAATTTTATCCTGTTAGGTTTTTTCATAGGGTCAACCACCCTAAAAAAGCCTCCCGGGGGAGGTTGGTGGGCGATATAAAAAGCATTTTCCTCACGGGGTTTTAGGGGCGGAGCCCCTACCATTTCTTTAATTTGCATTTTGTTTCATATTTTTTAACTCTATCACTCACATCAAATCAATTTATTACAATGGCTTTTCTTCCTCTATGAAAATACCGTTTCCTCCCCCCTTTGTCAAATCATCAACTCTGCGATTTTTTAGCGCCACTGCAATGCTTTTTCCCCGCTAAAAATCCATTATTGTATATTTGAATATCACCGTCATTATTGATTTTCTCCTTTCATCAAGGAGTCCCGCGCCATGAAATCCTTTTCAATCGGTCTATCACTGCTCATTTTATTTTTTTGCTCCCTCCCCGCTTTTTCCTCCGACACCCTTACCCCAGCGAAAAGCAGGTCGTCTTGCGGGGGCGAAACCCGCTATAATCTTGCAAACGGCTACATCGTCCCTTTAAGGCGGCGCTTTTAGCAGAAGTCTTCATGAAAATCATTCTCTTTAATCCCCGCGGCTTTGTCCTTGATCCAAAATTCCGGCGCCTGCACCAGCTCGCCTGCGTCATGCCGCCGATCGGGCTCGCTTCGATCGCGGCCGTGCTCCGCAACGCAGGTCACCAGGTCCTGCTGCTCGATGCAGCGCTCGAAAACGAAATTTCCAACGGGCAATGGACGCAGCGCATCCTGTCGCAACATCCCGACATCGTCGGTTTTTCCGCCGTCACCTCGGCGTTCCTTGACGCATACGATGTCGCGCAGCGCATAAAACGGCAGGACGATAAAATCACCACGGTGTTCGGCGGCGTGCATGTGTCATGGGGAAGGGAACGCATCCTGGGGCAATTCCCGGAAATAGATTTTGTGATCGCGGGCGAAGGCGAATATGCCATGCTCAAGCTCGCAAACGGCGCTCCTCATACTCAAATCGAAGGATTGCATTTCCGGAACGGCACCTCCATGGAACACGGCCCCGATCCGGCCCAGTGCGCCATGGACGATCTCCCCTATCCGGCCTACGATTTACTTCTGGGATTCCCCAAACGCTATCTCATGCCGTTGTTCTCCTATCCCCGTCATCCGGGTGCGAACGTGATCTCGTCGCGCGGGTGCGTGTACCAATGCTCCTACTGCGACCGTTCGGTGTTCGGCAAGGGGTTCCGCTTCAATTCGCCGGAATACACCGCGGGCTTGGTTTCCTGTCTTGCCAGGGACTTCGGCGTGCGGCATGTCAATTTCTACGACGACCTGTTCACGCTCAACCGCGAGCGCGTGGCAGGGCTCTGCGAGCTTCTTGTCAAAAGCAAACCGCGCGTGAGTTTCAACTGCATTGTGCGGCTCGGCCACGTTGACAGCGAGCTGATACGGCTCCTCAAAAGCGCCGGTTGCTTCATGGTGAACGTCGGCATCGAATCCGGCGACCAGGACATCCTTGACAAACACAAAAGCGGCCTTGCCCTTGAAATCATCCGCCGCGACATAGAAAAACTGGCGGCCGGCGGGCTCTACGTCAAAGGGCTTTTCATGATGGGTTTTCCCGGCGAAGACGAGGCGTCGATCGCAAAAACGCGGGACTTTGCGGTGTCGCTCCCGCTCAAGGACGCGAACATGACCGCGTTCACGCCTTTTCCCGGCGCGCCCATCACCGCCGGTATCCGCTCGCTCGGCCAGTTCGACGACGACTGGCAAAAAATGGATTGCGAGCATTTTGTATTCGTGCCAAAGGAAATCTCCTCACGGGAAACCCTCGAGCGCCGTTACCGGGAATTCATCAAGGGGTTTTACCAGCGGAAATACATGCGGAAAATGTACTACAGGATGTTGTTTGAATGCCCGCACAGCTATCTGCGGCTTGCCAGGCACGGCGCCGCGTTCCTCTCCTATGCGTTCTCGATGAACAGGCGGCGGTCTTCATGATCACCGGCCTCCTGCTCGGTTTCGGCGCCGCTTTTTTTCAATCCTGTTCCTACCTGTTTTCAAAACGGTATGTGGCGAAATTCGAGAAAAGCACCGTGGGTCTTCTTGTCGCCGCGCATTGCATCATGGGAATATTCTCCCTTGCACTGCTTCCGTTCTTTCTTCCCGCGACGATGCCGCCCTTCTCTCGGTACGCGATTCCGCTGATCTGCGGCGTGTGGTCGTATCTTGCGGCGCAGGCTTGTTTTTTCCTCAGCCTTAAAACCACCGAGGCATCGCGCGTCTCGCCGCTGCTGGGACTGAAGATCATCATCCTCGCGCTGATCAGCATCCTTTTTCTCAGGCAGCATTTCAGCGTTGCGCAATGGGGCGGCATCTGCCTGAGCATCGTTGCGGCCTGCCTGCTCGGTCTTCTGGGGAACCGGCTCAACGTTCGGAGCTGGGCTTGGGTCCTCGGCGCGTGTTTTTTCTATTCGCTGTCCGATATTTGCATTAAGCAACTGATCACCTGTTTTGTAAACCTGGGCCTGCTCCGGGCCTCCGTCCTGAGCACGTGCCTGTCCTATGTTTTGGCCGGGCTCGTTTCCGTTGCCTGCATGCCCTTGTTTCCGTTCCGCTCGTTTTCCCGCTGGAGGCTCGCGTTCCCCTTTGCCGCGTTCTGGTATTGCGGCATCCTTTTGCTGTTCGGCTGCTTTGGTTCCGTAGGCGTGGTGTTCGGGAATATCGTTCAGTCAACCCGTGGCGTGATGTCGATCGCGATGGGATCGTACGTGGCGCATAAAGGATATGATCATATTGAGGAAAAAGTGCCGGCAAGAATCTTGTTGATGAGAATCATTGCCGGACTGCTGATGATCGGTTCAATCGCGCTGTTTTATCTTGGATGGCCTCGCCCCGTCAATTGATTGCCTTGAGCCGTCTGCACACCTCATCAATGACCGCTTCTTCCTTTGCAAAACAGAACCTCGCCAGCAGCTCACCGCCGTCATCATGATAAAACGCGCAGCCCGGCACGCAGGCGATGCCGGTTTTGTCAAGGAAGTTCATCGCCTTTTCCCGGCTTGTTTTTCCCTTTACCCGCGACATGTCGGCGAGCACGTAGTAGGCGCCCTGCGGCACGCAGGGCGCAAGTCCGGCGCCTACAAGCGCGTCGCACAGTTTTGCGCGCTTGCGGAGAAACTCGTCGGAAAGGGCTTTATAAAATCCTGCGCCGAGCTCAACGATGCCGCGGGCCGCGCCGAGCTGCAGCGGCGACGGCGCGCACACGTACACCAGGTCGTTGAAATACCCGATTGCCTGCGAGAATTTTTTGTCGCTTATCGCATAGCCGATGCGCCATCCGGTGATGCTGAACGTTTTCGATAACCCCGATATGGTTACCGTACGCTCCCGCATGCCGGGAAGCGTTGCGATGGGGACATGTTCCAATCCGTCGTACACGAAATGCTCGTAAATCTCATCTGTAAACACCCACAGGTCGTGCTTTTTCGCCACGGCGGCAATCGCCTCGAGTTCGCTTCTCGCGAACACCTTGCCCGACGGGTTTGCCGGTGAGTTCAGCAGGATCGCCTTGGTGCGGCGCGAAACGGCCGCGGCGACCGCGTCTTTTAAAACACGCCACTGCGGCGGCAGGAGCCGCACATACCTGGCCTTTGCGCCCATAATGTTGAGGGTGTTGATATGGTAGCCGTAATACGGCTCAAACACGATCACCTCGTCGCCGGGATTGAGCAGGGCCAGGCACGCGCAGTAGAACGCGCCGGTGGCGCCCGCGCTCACCACGATCTCGCCGGCCGCGTCAATGCTCATGTCGTAGAAGTGCTTGTATTTTCCGGCTATCGCCTCGCGCAGCTCGGTGGTGCCGTCGTACCGCGTGTAGGTGTTTTTGCCTTTGTCAATCGCCTCCTTCGCCCCCGCGCCCACCGGCGGCGGGAGCGGGCAGTCGCAGACGCCCTGCGCAAGGTTGATGCCGGCCGCGGCGTTGCACGCGAGCGTCATGCTCCTGATTTCCGACTGCAGCACGGTTTTTTGTAGATTGCTCAATTCGGGCGGCATCGTGTGTGGTTCCTTTTTTATATTAGTATAGGCGTTTCGCCGGTGATGTCGCAATAATATAGTTTACGATACCCGATTCTTCATTGCGGCAAAGGGCAATCATGAAATTTTGGCGTTTATTTCTTCTATGCGCAGCGCTTTGCGAAAGTTTTCCGGCATCCGCCCCTGCGGTTGATTTTTACGCAGGCGTCAAGGGCGGCCTCGGCTTGAGCGGGTTCTGGGGCGCACAGGCCGCCGACAGCGCGGGCATGAGCGCCACGGTGCTGGCCGGCTTCTGCGGCGGGGCCGCGGCATGGGCGCAGTTCAACGATTTTTTCGCGGGCCAGCTGGAATTTCTTTATGCCATGAAGGGGAACAGCAGCCGCGGTGCGTCCGGGGCCACCACCGTGGAAAAGCAATGGAACATGGACTGCCTGGAAATCCCGCTGCTGGCGAAATTCACCTATCCCGGCAAAAACGCGAGGCCGCTTCTGTATATCGGGCCCTCGTTTGGTTTTCCCTTCACGTCAAAGTACCGGGTGAAGACGACCACTGAGGCGCCCGCAGCCCCCAACGGATACGTTTCGACGGACACCACCTTCGATCTTAAAAGCAATACCAGCGCCCTTGATGTGGGAATTGCCGTCGGCTTCGGAATGGATTTCGTCATCGAATACGGAATCATCATTTTTGACTTGCGGGCGACCCCCGGGTTTATTTCGTGGGACACCAGGCTTGACCACGACATAAAAAACTACAGCATCGTCTTCATGATCGGCTATGCCTATAAGTTCTGACCCGACCCGGTTGTTCCTCTGCAGGCGCGCATTCGCGCTCGCGGCCGCAATCCAGTTCCTTTTTAACGGCGCCATGGCCGACACGACAGGCACCGACAACGCCCGCCTCCCGGACGCGGCGCGCGCGCCGCTCATGCTCGAACTCCCCTTGCTTGACATGCCGGACAATTTTCCGCGCGGTCCGGCATTTCCCTCCATGCAGCAGTCGCTGCGCCTCACCGCATCGATGTATCAGGCGGTCCACCGGGGAATCGACGCGGGCCTCGGGCAGCATCCCTTGGCATCGGAGCTTGTCCAGGACGGATTCGACCTTCTCTCCCTGTACCTTCCTTTGGGCGAAAGCTGGCTGCACGAGGAATGGCACCGCGCCGTGTTGAGCAGCCGCGGCATCAACAGTTTCGACGAAATTTACAAATTCAATTTTCTTTCCTTGGCCGTCAAGGTGAGCGGGGTCGGCGACAGCGACCTTGTGCGCCTCAAACGCGATCACCCGCAGGACCTGGTGAGGCTTTATGAGGCGGGCGTCGAGGCGCAGTATCTTCACGCGCGGGAACTTTCCAAAGACCGCTTTTTCTTCGGCGCGAACCGGTACGCGAGGATCCTGAACATCGCCAGCGTCGCAAGCGGCATTGTTTACCTGGGGCTTTCGACGTTTTCCTACGTCGACCGATTGACAGACCAGATGAACGCGAGCGACGGCGCCAACGTTTTGGGCCGCGATGTCGCCGGGTGGGACTTCACCGCGTGGGTGTACGATTTATACCGGCCGCACGAGCCCTATGAGGCGCGGGGCATTCACCCGTCCGGCGTGGGAATCAACCGGTACATTAAAACAACCGATCTCACCGCGGACCAAATCAGGTTCCTGCGCCTGCAAGCAGGGCTTTCGCTGCTCAACCTTGCCGATCCCGTGCTGTATGGATCAAACGGGTTCGGCGCCGAGGGCCCGGCCGGCAATGATCCCATGCGGTACTCCTTTTCATTGCATCATTTTTTGACCTCGTTCGGCTATTCGGTTGACGCAACCGGTTTTTTCAAACATGGTGATTTCAACGGCTGCGTCACGCTCCACAATTATGCCAACGGGCAAAAATATTTTCCCGGCCTAGAATTGGAGGCGCTGCAGTATCCTCTGTTTTTTGCAACGGCGATCACCGTTTCACCGAAAATCAACATTTGGCTTCAGCCGCTCAACCAGGACTTTTGGACCGCATCATATTCGGGAGGAGGACTCGCCGCTTTAAAATGTTCTTTTCCTGTTTATCAACACTTTGGCGCGTGGGTCGAGATTGAGGGAAAAACCGGGGGCTGGGTTGCCGGCGACGTGCATCTCGGCCCCAGCGTGGGCGGCGAACTGGGAATTTCTTATATGACAAGGCCCCCGCGGTGAAAAGGCTCATCCGCGGAGGCCGTTCGAAATAGCAGGATAAAACGTCAGAAATAAAAATTCACGCCGAGGCTGACGGCAATGGGAGGCATGGTGATGTCCCACACCCGGTCGTTCTTGGCGGTGGTGTTGCCGTAGGAATCCGTGGTCTCATACCGCAATGGAAGGGTGACGAATTCCGAATAATAGTAGACAAAATCAACATTGAACCCCACGTGCTTTCCCGCCATGATTTCCAGCCCCGCCCGGGCGCCGAAGCCGCCGTTGAACGCGATCCATTCCAGAGTCGTGTCCTTTGTAAAGGCGCCGTAATTGTAATCCCAGGAAAAATAGTCGATGGTGTAATCAAGGATGTTGAAGTCCGCCAAGATGCCAACGTTCAGCTTGAGCGGGTACCAGCGCTTGACGAAATTGACGCCGAGCGACGGGAACGTGAAAACATTGGCCATATGGTTCCGCTTGATGTCCGTCCATTCATAGTCGGTCTCGATGCGTGAATAGCCCCCGCCGATTTCGATGGTGACATACTGGCCCGCTTTCAGGATGAACTTAACGAAGTAATCGACCAAGGGCATTCTGGTGATTTTCGCGGTGTTATTGGCATCAAAATTGTAGGTCGTATCCCGTGTGACAAGGTCATACGAAACAGTGGTGTCGTATTCGGTAAGATGGTAGATCCGCGTCGGCTTGATGCCGAAGATGCTCGCGCCGACCCGTATGCCGAACCGGTTCTTGTTCCGCTCCGCCTTCTCGTCAACGACCTCAGGGGCCGCCTCCTCTTTTTTCTCCTCGACCGCGACCTGCTTCTCCTCCTTTTTAGGTTCTTCCTTCTTTTCAACCTCAACCGGCTTTTCCTTTTGCACCGCGGCAGTGAGGCCCACGAGCTGCGCAGCGATGCCGGGAAGCCTGCCCACCACTTCTTCGATGTCGCCCTTGATGTCCTCCGAAACCACTTTCGTGATTTTCGCGGTCTTCACGTCTATGATGCGGAGGTTGACGAGGAACATCGAGCCCACCTTGCCCAGCGACCCGGTCACGAGCTGTTCAACGCCGAGCAGCTGGCCTATCTGCACCATGCATTCCTCATTGGTGCACGCGCCGGACTGCTGGAACCCCTGCTCCTTTAAAATCTCCTGCATCTGGTCGCGCTCCATCACGTTCACTTTTCCCGTGTTGAACAGCTCGCCCCTCAGCCGGTCGGTGATCACTTCGATCTCGCCCGCGGTCACGCCCGACGCGTTTTTCATGTTGATCACGGCGATGTTGGTCT encodes:
- a CDS encoding pyridoxal phosphate-dependent aminotransferase, which translates into the protein MPPELSNLQKTVLQSEIRSMTLACNAAAGINLAQGVCDCPLPPPVGAGAKEAIDKGKNTYTRYDGTTELREAIAGKYKHFYDMSIDAAGEIVVSAGATGAFYCACLALLNPGDEVIVFEPYYGYHINTLNIMGAKARYVRLLPPQWRVLKDAVAAAVSRRTKAILLNSPANPSGKVFARSELEAIAAVAKKHDLWVFTDEIYEHFVYDGLEHVPIATLPGMRERTVTISGLSKTFSITGWRIGYAISDKKFSQAIGYFNDLVYVCAPSPLQLGAARGIVELGAGFYKALSDEFLRKRAKLCDALVGAGLAPCVPQGAYYVLADMSRVKGKTSREKAMNFLDKTGIACVPGCAFYHDDGGELLARFCFAKEEAVIDEVCRRLKAIN
- a CDS encoding CsgG/HfaB family protein: MKKNAALVATAAIIIGIFATSYPAMAQTASPGSASKTSGKTNIAVINMKNASGVTAGEIEVITDRLRGELFNTGKVNVMERDQMQEILKEQGFQQSGACTNEECMVQIGQLLGVEQLVTGSLGKVGSMFLVNLRIIDVKTAKITKVVSEDIKGDIEEVVGRLPGIAAQLVGLTAAVQKEKPVEVEKKEEPKKEEKQVAVEEKKEEAAPEVVDEKAERNKNRFGIRVGASIFGIKPTRIYHLTEYDTTVSYDLVTRDTTYNFDANNTAKITRMPLVDYFVKFILKAGQYVTIEIGGGYSRIETDYEWTDIKRNHMANVFTFPSLGVNFVKRWYPLKLNVGILADFNILDYTIDYFSWDYNYGAFTKDTTLEWIAFNGGFGARAGLEIMAGKHVGFNVDFVYYYSEFVTLPLRYETTDSYGNTTAKNDRVWDITMPPIAVSLGVNFYF
- a CDS encoding phosphatidylglycerol lysyltransferase domain-containing protein; translated protein: MIIEPLSLRHRELLYKPLKAIATAVSEYSFANLYLFRAKHDYKVIRNGEIFITGRAASGDTYVMPTRDVRLMPSETLDRMIQTYGMMFPVLEEWLPAFDAGKYRISFDEGESDYIHEIAKLASYSGNKLHGKKNLLNQFLKTYSSKALPLTDDRLADAMNVLDAWQRESRQPRADTDFAACSEALSLYEELVLCGGVYYVGDDPAGFIVGEELNEQMFALHFAKAKTAYRGIYQYMYHQFAQIMPAKYTAFNFEQDLGLESLRRAKASYYPEKMVRKYRVSKPA
- a CDS encoding EamA family transporter, giving the protein MITGLLLGFGAAFFQSCSYLFSKRYVAKFEKSTVGLLVAAHCIMGIFSLALLPFFLPATMPPFSRYAIPLICGVWSYLAAQACFFLSLKTTEASRVSPLLGLKIIILALISILFLRQHFSVAQWGGICLSIVAACLLGLLGNRLNVRSWAWVLGACFFYSLSDICIKQLITCFVNLGLLRASVLSTCLSYVLAGLVSVACMPLFPFRSFSRWRLAFPFAAFWYCGILLLFGCFGSVGVVFGNIVQSTRGVMSIAMGSYVAHKGYDHIEEKVPARILLMRIIAGLLMIGSIALFYLGWPRPVN
- a CDS encoding radical SAM protein → MKIILFNPRGFVLDPKFRRLHQLACVMPPIGLASIAAVLRNAGHQVLLLDAALENEISNGQWTQRILSQHPDIVGFSAVTSAFLDAYDVAQRIKRQDDKITTVFGGVHVSWGRERILGQFPEIDFVIAGEGEYAMLKLANGAPHTQIEGLHFRNGTSMEHGPDPAQCAMDDLPYPAYDLLLGFPKRYLMPLFSYPRHPGANVISSRGCVYQCSYCDRSVFGKGFRFNSPEYTAGLVSCLARDFGVRHVNFYDDLFTLNRERVAGLCELLVKSKPRVSFNCIVRLGHVDSELIRLLKSAGCFMVNVGIESGDQDILDKHKSGLALEIIRRDIEKLAAGGLYVKGLFMMGFPGEDEASIAKTRDFAVSLPLKDANMTAFTPFPGAPITAGIRSLGQFDDDWQKMDCEHFVFVPKEISSRETLERRYREFIKGFYQRKYMRKMYYRMLFECPHSYLRLARHGAAFLSYAFSMNRRRSS
- a CDS encoding porin family protein — its product is MKFWRLFLLCAALCESFPASAPAVDFYAGVKGGLGLSGFWGAQAADSAGMSATVLAGFCGGAAAWAQFNDFFAGQLEFLYAMKGNSSRGASGATTVEKQWNMDCLEIPLLAKFTYPGKNARPLLYIGPSFGFPFTSKYRVKTTTEAPAAPNGYVSTDTTFDLKSNTSALDVGIAVGFGMDFVIEYGIIIFDLRATPGFISWDTRLDHDIKNYSIVFMIGYAYKF